A portion of the Thalassotalea sp. LPB0316 genome contains these proteins:
- a CDS encoding class I SAM-dependent methyltransferase yields the protein MKYGRKLLPLSVALSLALPFVASADKHGTHSIDNTHRSEANQQRDQFRKPHQTLDFFGVKATDKVVEILPGGGWYTEILAPMLKDNGQLVAAHYPTTTESKYRKRSRDNFEKKLADNKSVYGKVVVADFDPKASVDAKAQNADVVLTFRGLHGLQNGNDLAAAFAQFNAMLKQGGKLGVVQHQAPEGYDPVETAKKGYLPKSHVVAVAKAAGFELTAEGYFHNNPMDRIIADGVAGGVWTLPPSLRTETDADKEKYQKVGESNRMTLLFTKR from the coding sequence ATGAAATATGGAAGAAAATTATTACCCTTGTCTGTTGCGCTAAGTTTAGCGCTACCGTTTGTTGCTAGTGCCGACAAACACGGCACACACAGCATTGATAATACCCACCGCAGTGAAGCTAATCAGCAACGTGATCAGTTTCGCAAGCCACATCAAACCCTTGACTTTTTTGGCGTGAAAGCGACCGACAAAGTTGTTGAAATCCTACCTGGTGGTGGTTGGTATACAGAAATTTTAGCGCCAATGCTAAAGGACAATGGCCAATTAGTTGCGGCACATTACCCAACCACGACAGAATCGAAATATCGCAAGCGCTCAAGAGATAATTTTGAGAAAAAACTCGCTGATAATAAGTCTGTTTATGGCAAAGTGGTTGTTGCCGACTTTGACCCAAAAGCTAGTGTTGATGCCAAAGCACAAAATGCGGATGTCGTATTAACATTTCGCGGTTTACACGGTTTACAAAATGGTAATGATTTAGCTGCAGCTTTCGCTCAGTTCAATGCCATGCTAAAACAAGGTGGTAAATTAGGTGTTGTTCAACACCAAGCGCCAGAAGGTTATGATCCGGTAGAAACGGCGAAAAAAGGCTATTTGCCTAAATCGCATGTGGTAGCTGTAGCAAAAGCAGCTGGTTTTGAGTTAACCGCAGAGGGGTATTTTCACAATAACCCGATGGACCGTATTATCGCAGACGGTGTAGCAGGCGGTGTGTGGACATTACCACCTTCATTACGCACTGAAACTGATGCTGATAAAGAAAAATATCAGAAAGTTGGCGAGTCAAATCGCATGACTTTATTGTTTACCAAGCGCTAA
- a CDS encoding glutathione peroxidase — protein sequence MMSNFYQFDATDFKGDKVEMSSFQGKVVLVVNTASACGFTPQYEGLQKLYSQYQDQGLAVLAFPCNQFGKQEKGSNEEIKSFCDLNFNISFPLFAKIDVNGDNTHPLFKHLKAEAPGILGTQKIKWNFTKFLIGKNGNVVKRYAPTTKPQDIEADIKAELAK from the coding sequence ATTATGAGTAACTTTTATCAATTCGATGCAACAGACTTTAAAGGTGACAAGGTTGAAATGTCATCATTCCAAGGTAAAGTAGTTTTAGTCGTTAACACGGCAAGTGCTTGTGGTTTTACTCCGCAATACGAAGGCTTACAAAAGCTCTACAGCCAATACCAGGATCAAGGTTTAGCAGTGTTAGCCTTTCCGTGTAATCAATTTGGTAAGCAAGAGAAAGGCTCCAACGAAGAAATTAAATCATTTTGCGATCTCAACTTTAATATTTCATTTCCACTATTTGCCAAAATTGACGTAAATGGTGACAACACTCACCCACTATTTAAGCACCTTAAAGCCGAAGCACCGGGTATTTTAGGTACGCAAAAGATTAAGTGGAATTTTACTAAGTTTTTAATTGGCAAAAACGGTAACGTGGTAAAACGTTATGCGCCAACGACTAAACCTCAAGACATAGAAGCAGATATTAAAGCTGAATTAGCTAAGTAA
- a CDS encoding NAD(P)-dependent oxidoreductase, whose amino-acid sequence MKVAFIGLGVMGYPMAGHLQNAGHQTCVYNRSSEKASKWQTQFGGKVGDTPKAAAQDCDIVFCCVGNDDDVRSVVYGDDGILAGLKAGAILVDHTTASAELAKELAQACAKQSCGFIDAPVSGGQAGAENGVLTVMCGGEQAHFDKVAPVMDAYARFTQLMGDVGAGQLAKMVNQICIAGVVQGLAEGFNFAEKVGLDPDKLVETIAKGAAGSWQMENRYKTMFAGEYDFGFAVDWMRKDLAIAFEQAKQHNVELPMTTMVDGFYQEVQAMGGNRWDTSSLIARFKK is encoded by the coding sequence ATGAAAGTTGCATTCATTGGTTTAGGCGTCATGGGGTATCCGATGGCGGGGCATCTACAAAATGCCGGGCATCAAACTTGTGTTTATAATCGCAGTAGTGAAAAAGCAAGTAAGTGGCAGACACAGTTTGGTGGTAAGGTTGGCGATACGCCAAAAGCCGCGGCACAAGATTGTGATATTGTGTTTTGCTGTGTTGGTAATGATGATGATGTGCGAAGTGTGGTATATGGGGATGATGGTATTTTAGCAGGCCTTAAAGCCGGTGCTATTTTAGTTGATCACACCACCGCATCGGCTGAGCTTGCTAAAGAATTAGCTCAAGCATGTGCTAAACAAAGTTGTGGTTTTATTGATGCGCCGGTTAGTGGTGGCCAAGCTGGCGCAGAAAACGGCGTACTTACCGTTATGTGTGGTGGCGAGCAAGCGCACTTCGATAAAGTCGCACCAGTGATGGATGCATACGCGCGCTTTACCCAATTAATGGGCGATGTTGGGGCAGGTCAGCTAGCCAAAATGGTTAATCAAATTTGTATTGCAGGTGTAGTACAAGGTTTGGCTGAAGGTTTTAACTTTGCTGAAAAAGTCGGCTTAGATCCAGATAAGCTCGTCGAAACTATTGCAAAAGGTGCTGCAGGTTCATGGCAAATGGAAAATCGCTATAAAACCATGTTTGCTGGTGAATATGATTTTGGTTTTGCTGTCGACTGGATGCGCAAAGACTTAGCTATTGCCTTTGAGCAAGCTAAACAACACAACGTAGAGCTGCCTATGACGACTATGGTCGATGGTTTTTATCAAGAAGTTCAAGCTATGGGTGGAAACCGTTGGGACACTTCAAGCTTGATTGCTCGCTTTAAAAAATAA
- a CDS encoding SIR2 family NAD-dependent protein deacylase codes for MKNIVVMTGAGMSAESGLKTFRDDNGLWEGHDVMAVASIEGWYKDPELVLAFYNQRRAQLLTVEPNAGHKAVAQLEKAFEVKVITQNVDDLHERAGSTQVIHLHGELLKACSVVQKAHVHECRTSINLGDTGVDGEQIRPFIVWFGEDVPLLPEAAFEVSQADIILIIGTSMQVYPAASLVEYAKSDCQIYYIDPNPQINYALAQSNQLKVIDKSAGEALPALIEALLTQA; via the coding sequence ATGAAAAATATCGTGGTAATGACGGGCGCAGGGATGAGCGCGGAAAGCGGTTTGAAAACCTTTCGCGATGACAACGGTTTATGGGAAGGCCACGATGTGATGGCGGTTGCCTCTATTGAGGGCTGGTATAAAGATCCCGAGTTAGTATTAGCATTTTACAATCAGCGACGAGCGCAATTGCTAACGGTTGAGCCAAATGCTGGCCACAAGGCTGTTGCACAATTAGAAAAGGCTTTTGAGGTAAAAGTTATCACTCAAAATGTCGATGATTTACACGAACGTGCTGGTTCAACTCAAGTTATTCATTTACATGGCGAGCTTTTGAAAGCGTGTAGTGTTGTTCAAAAAGCGCATGTTCACGAGTGCCGCACGTCGATAAATCTCGGTGATACTGGCGTTGATGGCGAGCAAATTAGGCCGTTTATTGTTTGGTTCGGTGAAGATGTTCCGTTATTACCCGAAGCAGCATTTGAGGTATCGCAAGCGGATATCATTTTGATTATTGGTACCTCTATGCAAGTATACCCAGCAGCTAGTTTAGTTGAATATGCTAAGTCAGATTGCCAAATTTACTATATTGATCCCAATCCTCAAATCAATTATGCCTTGGCGCAATCAAATCAATTAAAAGTCATTGATAAAAGTGCTGGTGAGGCGTTACCTGCGCTTATCGAAGCGCTATTAACTCAAGCATGA
- a CDS encoding carbohydrate binding family 9 domain-containing protein has product MSLPKVELPIKIDGVLDDEAWHQAKTLTLDYQIRPGENVAPSASTQVWILENNNMLYIAFAANDPEPDTIRAAYRDQDKGWSDDFVGVVLDTFGEARRSYMFYANALGAQMDLVYDGVSNRGNSAWDGLWQSAGKLTDQGYVVEMAIPLKVMQFVASSGKQSWGVNFIRNRPRSILERISYIPLDRENPCYLCQLPKLEGFDNASPGRSLDVIPYAVTGNSQTLDTERGETEALSNTEIGGDIRWGITPSTSLYMTINPDFSQVSVDGAQLDVNNNFTLFYPELRPFFLDNADYFENFMRLVYTRNIATPNWGAKITSKLGNNTGGIIITDDDTTSFIVPDFDGSTVTTLDEKSINAVLRYRRDYGDNSFAGIVSTLRQSDDYHNYLISVDGKHRLADNHSVFYQVALSETRDAFDYALLSERYGEENDKDGFAYRALYLYQSRDWLMYANSEEYDEDFRADMGFVEKVNFAKQALGGARTWYAKPNKWWNEVRLQGGGERQSRGDGLSLKESYYAFINVKGDLQSSLRLGANSGSEYYQGDTFDISDINLSAEFRPHTTSKVKLAVSGGNKIDYDNNRSGSNLRFQPRINFEYGKHLQMDVGMDFQRMDVTGGTLFKAQALDARMIYQLSNRTQFSISFQKINTSRNLDLYRNPQDFNAQSKDINRQILYSYKVSPQTVVYAGYNDVGFTNDEFRQLHRSFRSVFLKVSYGLSL; this is encoded by the coding sequence ATGTCGCTACCTAAGGTCGAGCTACCGATTAAAATCGATGGTGTACTCGACGATGAAGCTTGGCATCAAGCCAAGACGCTGACCCTGGATTATCAAATCCGCCCTGGTGAAAATGTCGCGCCTAGTGCGAGCACACAAGTCTGGATCCTTGAAAACAATAACATGCTTTATATTGCATTTGCCGCCAATGATCCTGAACCAGATACTATTCGTGCGGCCTATCGAGATCAGGATAAAGGCTGGTCAGATGATTTTGTCGGCGTAGTATTAGACACTTTCGGTGAAGCTCGACGCTCTTATATGTTTTACGCCAATGCGCTAGGCGCACAAATGGATTTAGTTTACGACGGCGTGTCAAACAGAGGCAACAGCGCATGGGATGGTTTATGGCAATCAGCCGGAAAACTGACCGATCAGGGCTATGTAGTTGAAATGGCTATCCCGTTGAAAGTCATGCAATTTGTCGCTTCTTCAGGTAAGCAAAGCTGGGGGGTAAATTTTATTCGCAACCGTCCTCGTAGCATCCTTGAGCGTATTTCTTATATCCCGTTAGACAGAGAAAACCCCTGTTATTTGTGCCAGCTTCCCAAGCTAGAAGGATTTGACAACGCATCACCTGGACGCAGTCTGGATGTTATTCCCTATGCTGTAACAGGAAACTCCCAAACCTTGGATACCGAGCGCGGCGAAACCGAAGCACTCAGCAACACAGAAATCGGTGGCGATATTCGCTGGGGGATCACGCCGTCTACCTCACTGTACATGACGATAAACCCAGATTTTTCGCAGGTCTCTGTCGATGGTGCACAACTCGACGTCAACAATAACTTTACGTTGTTTTACCCTGAGTTACGGCCATTTTTTCTCGACAATGCCGACTATTTTGAGAACTTTATGCGGCTGGTTTACACCCGAAATATCGCCACCCCAAATTGGGGCGCTAAGATCACCAGTAAACTTGGCAACAACACCGGTGGGATTATTATCACCGATGACGACACCACCTCTTTTATCGTGCCTGATTTTGACGGCTCTACGGTAACGACATTAGACGAGAAAAGCATTAATGCGGTATTGAGGTATCGCCGAGATTATGGCGATAACTCTTTTGCTGGCATCGTTTCTACGCTGCGACAAAGTGATGATTATCACAACTATCTGATATCGGTAGACGGTAAACACCGGCTAGCAGATAACCACAGTGTTTTTTATCAGGTCGCGCTCAGTGAAACCCGTGACGCCTTTGATTATGCGCTTTTGTCTGAGCGCTACGGTGAGGAGAATGACAAGGATGGATTTGCTTATCGAGCCCTTTATCTTTATCAGTCAAGAGATTGGTTAATGTATGCTAATTCGGAAGAATACGATGAAGATTTTCGCGCTGACATGGGCTTTGTCGAAAAGGTAAACTTTGCCAAACAAGCGCTTGGCGGTGCACGCACTTGGTACGCTAAGCCGAACAAGTGGTGGAATGAAGTTAGGCTCCAAGGTGGTGGCGAACGTCAATCTCGCGGTGATGGCCTATCCCTTAAAGAATCGTATTACGCCTTTATCAACGTCAAAGGCGACCTACAATCCTCGTTAAGGCTCGGTGCTAATAGCGGTAGCGAATATTATCAGGGAGACACCTTTGATATTTCTGATATTAATCTCAGTGCAGAGTTTCGCCCTCATACCACATCAAAAGTAAAACTCGCCGTATCCGGTGGTAATAAAATCGATTATGACAACAATCGTTCAGGCTCAAATTTGCGTTTTCAACCGCGGATAAATTTTGAATACGGCAAACACTTACAAATGGATGTGGGCATGGACTTTCAGCGCATGGATGTTACAGGAGGCACCTTGTTCAAGGCTCAAGCACTTGATGCGCGGATGATTTACCAACTCTCGAATCGCACTCAATTCAGTATTAGTTTTCAGAAGATCAATACCAGCCGTAATCTCGATTTATACCGCAATCCACAGGACTTTAATGCACAAAGTAAAGACATCAACCGACAAATTCTATATTCCTACAAAGTCAGCCCTCAGACGGTAGTGTATGCCGGATACAATGACGTTGGCTTCACCAATGATGAATTTCGGCAGTTGCACCGCAGTTTCCGCTCGGTATTCCTTAAAGTCAGCTACGGCTTATCTTTATGA
- a CDS encoding substrate-binding periplasmic protein — protein MTLKRNVSTFVVCVLLCCAPINVAYGQAQQTSEQQLSPIELVIPGPLDGNAVRNPFIEDLLKLVFKQEGYNLSLVYFKRQYTQGRALRELEHGSDIDLNWSTTSIEREQHLRAIRFPLYRGLIGWRVALIRQGDDEQFARVTTLDDLKQYLAVQRFDWTDFDVFKENDLPIEGNFTFATMSKAVRTGLVDYFPRSVLEIGNEIKHPRNNELAIEQTLLFKYPAAYYFFVNKKDEALAQTVESGLIKAFKNGSYQILFNRHFGESLALLNLDSRKIIHLTNSTFPDEETVERFWYK, from the coding sequence ATGACATTGAAACGTAATGTATCTACGTTTGTTGTATGCGTACTACTATGTTGTGCGCCAATAAATGTTGCTTATGGACAAGCCCAACAAACTTCTGAACAACAGTTATCGCCGATTGAGCTTGTGATCCCCGGACCGCTTGATGGCAATGCTGTGCGCAATCCTTTTATTGAAGACTTACTTAAATTGGTGTTCAAGCAAGAGGGTTATAATCTATCTCTTGTTTATTTTAAACGTCAATATACCCAAGGCAGGGCATTGAGAGAACTGGAGCACGGCAGTGATATTGATCTGAATTGGTCGACAACATCGATTGAACGAGAACAGCACCTTCGGGCAATTCGCTTTCCACTCTACAGAGGGTTAATTGGTTGGCGCGTCGCGCTTATTCGCCAAGGTGATGATGAGCAGTTTGCTAGAGTAACAACACTTGATGACCTTAAACAGTATTTAGCTGTACAGCGCTTTGACTGGACTGATTTTGACGTTTTTAAAGAGAACGATTTGCCAATAGAAGGTAACTTTACTTTCGCGACCATGTCTAAGGCAGTACGTACAGGTTTGGTTGATTACTTTCCACGCTCTGTTTTAGAAATAGGTAATGAAATTAAACATCCGCGAAATAATGAATTAGCTATCGAGCAGACACTGCTATTCAAATACCCTGCAGCCTATTATTTCTTTGTTAATAAAAAAGACGAAGCGCTAGCTCAAACGGTTGAATCTGGTTTGATTAAAGCCTTTAAAAATGGCAGTTATCAAATATTGTTCAATCGCCATTTTGGTGAAAGCTTGGCGTTACTAAATTTAGATAGTCGCAAGATAATTCACTTAACCAACTCAACGTTTCCCGATGAAGAAACCGTTGAGCGTTTCTGGTATAAGTAG
- a CDS encoding PolC-type DNA polymerase III, producing the protein MANSLVVLDFETTGLSPQQGDRAIEIGAVKLVNGEVVDSFQALMNPGRKVSGFIEDYTGISNEMLASAKPNAEVMEEFCDFISGNNLLAHNASFDQKFLDAELAKIGRSYQGQFVCSLLTSRRIYQDAPNHKLGTLIRYKGIIGDGSFHRALYDAQMTAKLWQVMLLDIEAQLGEALSSSYQGVPFSLIQKIANTPKAKVAKLLASY; encoded by the coding sequence ATGGCAAATTCTTTGGTCGTTTTAGATTTTGAAACGACGGGGTTATCGCCGCAACAAGGTGATAGGGCGATTGAAATAGGTGCGGTAAAACTCGTTAACGGCGAAGTCGTTGATAGTTTCCAAGCGCTAATGAATCCTGGACGCAAAGTAAGTGGTTTTATAGAAGATTATACAGGTATCTCAAATGAGATGCTGGCATCAGCAAAACCCAACGCTGAAGTAATGGAGGAGTTTTGTGATTTTATTTCAGGCAATAATCTGCTTGCCCACAATGCCTCGTTTGATCAGAAATTCCTCGATGCAGAACTGGCGAAAATTGGTCGCAGTTATCAAGGGCAGTTTGTTTGCTCATTACTCACATCGCGCCGGATATACCAAGATGCGCCAAATCACAAATTAGGCACCTTGATTCGTTATAAAGGTATCATCGGCGATGGCAGTTTTCACCGCGCCTTATATGACGCACAAATGACCGCGAAGCTATGGCAAGTCATGTTACTTGATATTGAGGCTCAATTGGGTGAGGCGCTATCCTCTTCTTATCAAGGCGTACCATTTTCCTTGATACAAAAAATCGCTAACACGCCAAAAGCAAAAGTCGCGAAACTGCTCGCTAGTTACTGA
- a CDS encoding FKBP-type peptidyl-prolyl cis-trans isomerase produces the protein MKYIVIMLVVALMVFMYQRAGKNKALAVENKQIGEAFLTTNKQQEGVVETQSGLQYLVLNKGDSTIQPSANSTVNVHYHGTLIDGTVFDSSVERGSPISFGLKQVIAGWTEGLQTMHVGDKTRFFIPAELAYGDRAVGKIPAGSTLIFDVELLAVQ, from the coding sequence ATGAAGTACATTGTTATTATGCTTGTTGTTGCCCTAATGGTGTTTATGTATCAACGCGCGGGCAAAAATAAAGCGTTGGCAGTAGAAAATAAACAGATAGGCGAGGCATTTCTTACAACAAATAAACAGCAAGAAGGTGTCGTAGAAACTCAATCTGGTTTGCAGTACTTGGTGTTAAATAAAGGTGACTCAACGATTCAACCATCGGCTAATTCAACGGTAAATGTTCATTACCACGGCACACTCATCGACGGCACGGTGTTTGATAGCTCTGTTGAACGAGGCTCGCCGATCAGTTTTGGTCTTAAGCAAGTTATTGCTGGTTGGACAGAAGGCCTTCAAACCATGCATGTTGGCGATAAAACACGATTTTTTATTCCTGCAGAATTAGCTTATGGCGATCGCGCTGTTGGTAAAATCCCTGCCGGTTCAACGTTGATTTTTGACGTTGAGCTGTTAGCTGTTCAATAA
- the sbcB gene encoding exodeoxyribonuclease I has translation MTVTQSNNTDNFNGQPTILWHDYETWGVSPKYDKPSQFAAIRTDLDLNIIGEPEVFYCQPPADYLPHPEAALVTGITPQKALKEGLPEAEFADRIHALFSAPNTCVAGYNNIRFDDEVTRYLLYRNFYDPYAREWQNGNSRWDIIDMVRACYALRPEGINWPENEDGIVSFRLELLTAANAISHEEAHDAMSDVYATIAMAKLIKEKQPKLYNFLFSLRNKKAVAELLDVYSMTPVVHTTSKIPSAQGCTSWFAPISYHPTNKNAVVCVDLAKDISPIFELDAEQIKARLYTSYKDLAEDELPIPVKLIHINKCPVVAPAKTLLPENAARLGIDREACLANLAKLKQHPELRETMTEVFTSSYQSDADIDPEHALYSGAFFNDSDKAQMALLHQLPVEQLASYQFEFTDPRLSPMLFKYRARNYPHLLNETEKQQWQLYCKDKIQLGGKGLLSAEEFMLKLENLAYEHESNEHKMAILKALYHYITE, from the coding sequence ATGACTGTCACTCAAAGCAATAATACCGACAATTTTAACGGCCAACCTACGATTTTATGGCACGATTATGAGACTTGGGGCGTATCGCCAAAGTACGATAAACCATCTCAGTTTGCCGCTATTCGAACCGATCTTGATTTAAACATTATTGGCGAGCCCGAAGTGTTTTATTGCCAACCACCAGCCGATTATTTGCCGCATCCTGAAGCTGCGCTTGTTACTGGGATTACCCCACAAAAAGCATTAAAAGAAGGACTACCAGAGGCTGAATTTGCCGATCGTATCCACGCGCTTTTCTCTGCGCCCAATACTTGTGTCGCCGGTTATAACAACATTCGCTTTGACGATGAAGTCACGCGGTATCTGCTTTATCGCAACTTCTACGATCCCTACGCGCGTGAGTGGCAAAATGGCAACAGTCGCTGGGATATCATTGATATGGTTAGGGCCTGTTATGCCCTTCGCCCAGAAGGTATTAATTGGCCAGAAAACGAAGATGGTATTGTTAGCTTTCGTTTAGAATTATTAACTGCTGCCAATGCTATTAGTCATGAGGAGGCACATGATGCAATGTCAGATGTATACGCTACCATTGCCATGGCAAAGCTAATCAAAGAAAAACAACCTAAGCTATATAATTTCTTATTTAGTTTGCGCAATAAGAAAGCGGTTGCTGAACTTCTTGATGTTTACAGTATGACGCCGGTTGTTCACACCACCAGTAAAATACCATCAGCTCAGGGCTGCACTAGCTGGTTTGCACCCATTAGTTATCATCCAACCAATAAAAATGCCGTAGTTTGTGTTGATTTAGCAAAAGATATTTCGCCAATATTTGAGCTCGATGCTGAGCAAATTAAAGCGCGTTTGTATACCTCATATAAAGATTTAGCTGAAGATGAGTTACCGATTCCTGTAAAACTTATTCACATTAATAAGTGCCCTGTTGTCGCTCCGGCCAAAACATTGTTACCCGAAAACGCAGCGCGCCTTGGTATTGATCGCGAAGCTTGTTTAGCTAATTTGGCGAAGCTTAAACAACACCCTGAACTTCGAGAAACGATGACTGAAGTATTTACGAGTAGTTACCAGTCAGATGCAGATATCGATCCTGAGCATGCGCTCTATTCAGGCGCGTTTTTCAACGATAGCGATAAAGCGCAAATGGCGTTATTACACCAATTACCCGTTGAACAATTAGCAAGTTATCAATTTGAATTTACCGATCCTCGATTATCACCCATGCTCTTTAAGTATCGAGCGCGTAATTACCCACATTTGCTCAACGAAACAGAAAAACAGCAATGGCAGCTTTATTGTAAAGATAAGATACAACTTGGCGGTAAAGGACTATTGAGCGCCGAAGAGTTTATGTTAAAGCTGGAAAACTTAGCCTACGAGCACGAGAGTAATGAGCATAAAATGGCGATATTAAAAGCGCTATATCACTATATTACTGAATAA
- a CDS encoding GNAT family N-acetyltransferase gives MRELINPYPIRKATKADKKDVVAFYRRHGYSAKFMGFDICYVIKTKQQIIASVILSDLEKVHALHSGQESLVPSPQSSLFLHALFVDNEHRNQGFGHSLLTHCANVHHSIVCFADQQLAPFYQQAQFVITQPHKLNETLQQRFALYANNQPSLRAFSYRSCLS, from the coding sequence ATGCGTGAACTCATCAATCCCTACCCTATTCGCAAAGCCACTAAAGCTGATAAAAAAGACGTTGTAGCGTTTTATCGTCGCCATGGTTATAGCGCAAAGTTTATGGGTTTCGATATTTGTTATGTCATTAAAACCAAACAGCAAATAATTGCCAGTGTGATTTTATCAGACTTAGAAAAGGTACACGCACTTCACTCAGGGCAAGAGTCACTAGTGCCCTCGCCTCAATCTTCGCTATTTCTGCATGCGTTATTTGTTGATAATGAACATCGAAATCAAGGGTTTGGTCATAGCTTATTAACGCACTGTGCTAACGTTCACCATTCAATTGTCTGTTTTGCAGATCAGCAATTAGCACCGTTTTATCAGCAAGCGCAGTTTGTCATCACACAGCCGCATAAGCTTAATGAAACGCTACAACAACGCTTTGCTTTATACGCCAATAACCAACCTTCGTTAAGGGCTTTTAGCTATCGCTCATGCTTGAGTTAA
- a CDS encoding GGDEF domain-containing protein: protein MMMTFDFIISGLIASAALYIYFTGKIDFPTYLLGFLCSVGTITTIYIQGASVAYWAYPLTIVQYYIFKPKVAFWLNTFTLIGIFPPCYASLNSIELASLLITLFTTNMFCYTFAVQTDKSTSVYEEQALKDGLTGTLNRRAMDNRFTQIEKGGLATSLIIFDIDRFKKINDQYGHLVGDDLLIKLSSTIKQELRAEDGIYRYGGEEFVVIAPNTPLSSAHALAEKLREHVENEELLADRKVTISLGVAELMTNESIHDCFQRCDEALYNAKSSGRNRTCIAA, encoded by the coding sequence ATGATGATGACATTCGATTTCATCATCTCAGGGCTAATTGCCTCAGCTGCTTTATACATCTACTTTACCGGTAAGATTGACTTTCCGACATATCTCTTGGGTTTTCTCTGCTCTGTTGGCACAATTACGACAATCTACATACAGGGAGCTAGCGTTGCTTATTGGGCATACCCCCTAACCATCGTCCAGTATTATATATTCAAACCTAAGGTCGCATTTTGGCTAAATACCTTTACTTTAATTGGCATCTTCCCGCCTTGCTACGCTTCATTAAATTCCATCGAGTTAGCGTCTTTATTAATCACGTTATTCACCACCAATATGTTTTGCTATACCTTCGCTGTGCAAACCGATAAAAGCACCTCTGTATATGAAGAACAAGCACTCAAAGATGGTTTAACAGGCACCCTTAACAGGCGAGCCATGGACAATCGATTTACCCAAATTGAAAAAGGTGGATTAGCAACATCACTGATTATCTTTGACATTGACCGATTTAAAAAGATAAACGATCAATATGGGCACCTAGTTGGCGACGATTTACTGATAAAACTAAGTAGTACAATTAAACAAGAGCTGAGAGCTGAAGATGGCATTTATCGATATGGCGGTGAAGAATTTGTTGTGATAGCACCTAACACACCACTTTCAAGTGCTCATGCGCTTGCAGAAAAACTTCGTGAACATGTCGAAAATGAGGAGCTTTTAGCTGACAGGAAGGTCACGATTTCATTAGGTGTCGCTGAGCTAATGACAAACGAAAGTATTCACGATTGCTTTCAGCGTTGTGATGAAGCACTTTATAATGCTAAGTCCAGTGGCAGAAATCGTACTTGCATCGCCGCCTGA
- a CDS encoding MarR family winged helix-turn-helix transcriptional regulator, translating to MAEQLRLENQLCFRLYRLNKRMTKMYAPLLKGLGLTYPQYLVMLVLWQEAPNTMSVKALGKKLELDSGTLSPLLKRMQSQGLIDRIRSEEDERSVAIGLTEFGASLESKALDIPISLFSQTGLSETEFSQLTSLLDKLIATTQT from the coding sequence ATGGCTGAACAATTACGTTTAGAAAATCAGCTTTGCTTTCGCCTATATAGGCTCAATAAGCGGATGACCAAAATGTATGCTCCGCTGTTAAAGGGGCTAGGCTTAACCTATCCGCAATACTTGGTCATGCTGGTGCTTTGGCAAGAAGCGCCAAATACAATGAGTGTAAAAGCGTTAGGTAAAAAGCTAGAGCTTGACTCTGGCACGCTTTCGCCATTGTTAAAGCGCATGCAAAGCCAAGGGTTAATTGATCGTATTCGCAGCGAGGAAGATGAGCGCAGTGTTGCTATCGGCTTGACTGAATTTGGCGCTTCACTAGAAAGTAAAGCACTTGATATCCCGATAAGCTTATTTAGCCAAACAGGGCTTTCTGAGACTGAATTTAGTCAACTGACCTCTTTGTTAGACAAGCTCATTGCAACGACGCAAACTTAA